In the Salvelinus sp. IW2-2015 unplaced genomic scaffold, ASM291031v2 Un_scaffold8327, whole genome shotgun sequence genome, GATGGtattagagagatggagaggagacacaTGGGGAGTGACAGAGGGACGGTATTAGAGAGATTGGAGAGGAGACACATgggagtgacagagggagtattagaagatggagaggagacacaTGGGGAGTGGACAGAGGAGtattagagagatggagagggacacATGGGGAGTGACAGAGGGACGGtattagagagatggagagaggagacatgggGAGTGACAAGAGGACGGTatttagagagatgagagaggagacacatGGGGAGTGACAGAGGGATGGTATtagagaagatggagagggaaCATATGGGGAGTGACAGAGGGACGtattagagagatggagaggagacacaTGGGGAGTGACAGAGGAACGGtattagagagatggagaggagacacaTGGGGAGTGACAGAGGGACGtattagagagatggagaggagacacaTGGGGAGTGACAGAGGACGTGGATGGAGAAAGTGTGTAGGGTACCAAACCTGacacttcctctctcccctgcagATCCTCAGCCCGCTGGTTGAGCATCTCCTCCAGCCCCAAGTGGGGCTCTGACAGTCCCTCAGACCCAGAGgactctcctccaccaggctAACAGACAGAGAATTTGTTTTATTGAAGCTCTATTGAGAAGACATTGCAAGTTCCAAGccattttctctgtgtgtttcccaTGTTATTACCAGCAGAGGCGCCGAGGCACATGCTCTGGAAGGAGGAGTGAGCGTGCGTAGAAGGACACCAGCTGTTGCACCATACCCATGGAGAGAACTGTAtctgagacagggagagatagtACATTGCCACACAAGGACACACATTTCTTTAGTTATGATCCAAATAACCCAGTTCAAATCATTTCTTAGATCGGGGGACACAAAGCATGATACTCTCTATAGACACTACCAATHACAACACACAGCAYCAAACAGAGTCTCGCTGTCAGACTGAGTCACTGTTKGTCACACACAAACCTTTATGCTCTGGGTGGACTGTGAGCAGGTTGAGGAGTAAGAAAGACGACTTGGTCCTCAGTTTCTCGTTGTCAGACTGCATGCCTCTCATCAGCACAGAGAAGCCATCGTGAGACAGGAAGGCCCTGAGACCTACTTCCTGCTCACGCACCAGacctgatggagagagaaagggttaCTGTGTGGTACTTCACTGCTGCTCAAATCTAAATAAAATCCTATCAGCAACACCCAGGCCAGTGGAACTTCATTTAGATCTGAGAGGAACAGGATATACTAGCAATATTGTTGCCAAGTGTCAACACTTACAGGAGACAGCGTAGAGGGCCTTCACTCGAACGGTGGGGTGGGGATCTGAGTCGGTCAGCTGCAGCAGTTTGGATAGCGCCCCCTTGCTGAGTAAGTGGCACTGCACTTCGGGCATGTTCTGGGCACAGGAGGCGATGAGCTGGGCACCACGCCACCTCACGCTGCCCTGAGGATGATTCAAGCACTGCGACATACACAGGTCCAACCCACCCAGGGTCATCAGgtctgacacacagacagacgagaSACATTACAATGGARACAgtattattaatgaatataaCTTGTCATTCATGTCCATGTTTAACTGTCTTTACTGGATTATcagtaatatacagtaatatacagtgcattaggaaagtattcagacccctcgactttacacattttgttacattacagccttactcaaaaatgtataaaaaaaaaaaatcatcacacacaataccccataatgataaatagtaaacacgtttttagaaatgtttgcaaatatattaaaaagaataaacagaaataccttatttacataagtattcagaccctttgctatgagactcgaaattgagctcaggtgcatcctgtttccattgatattcCTTGAGATGTTACaacttgggagtccacctgtggtaaattaaattgattggacatgatttggaaaaccaagctatgagaatgaaggaattgtccatagagctccgagacaggattgtgtcaaagcacaaatctggggaagtgCACCAAAAAATGTGCCTGCAGCATGAAGGTCCCAAGAAGTGCCTcctcattcttaaaatggaagaatttggaaccaccaagactcttcctagagctggccgcccggccaaactgagcaattaggtagaagcgccttgg is a window encoding:
- the hspbp1 gene encoding LOW QUALITY PROTEIN: hsp70-binding protein 1 (The sequence of the model RefSeq protein was modified relative to this genomic sequence to represent the inferred CDS: inserted 3 bases in 2 codons) — translated: MTLGGLDLCMSQCLNHPQGSVRWRGAQLIASCAQNMPEVQCHLLSKGALSKLLQLTDSDPHPTVRVKALYAVSCLVREQEVGLRAFLSHDGFSVLMRGMQSDNEKLRTKSSFLLLNLLTVHPEHKDTVLSMGMVQQLVSFYARSLLLPEHVPRRLCCLVEESPLGLRDCXEPHLGLEEMLNQRAEDLQGREEVSGLEELEFCKRXASACFCGETCDSGMDR